In one window of Halorussus caseinilyticus DNA:
- a CDS encoding winged helix-turn-helix domain-containing protein, with protein MTGNDDSILEYLHEHDVALPPTGLEINLEREGIDVSYSTILRRLKKLQQNGLVEKVRDKEGYYAISEKGRAYLAGELDATELEGEK; from the coding sequence ATGACCGGAAACGACGATTCTATCTTGGAATATCTCCACGAACACGATGTAGCCCTTCCGCCGACGGGATTAGAAATTAACCTTGAGCGAGAAGGAATTGATGTGTCCTACTCGACAATTCTGCGACGGTTGAAGAAGCTACAGCAGAACGGACTTGTAGAGAAGGTACGTGACAAAGAAGGCTACTACGCCATCTCCGAGAAAGGTCGTGCGTATCTGGCTGGCGAACTCGACGCGACCGAACTAGAGGGCGAGAAGTAG
- a CDS encoding DNA adenine methylase, whose translation MGKMLPIRWYGGKYSHLDFILPQLPQTHQYIEPFGGSAAVLLNRDPSPVETYNDIDGDVVNFFKVLRENRDELLEKISLTPFSREELAEAVEKKQNDDLSELERARLFFVRAGQTRSGLAQEATPGRWAYCKSTSRRNMSGAVSRYHGRLEQLYDVADRLRRVQIENKDAVEVIERHEDEDALFYCDPPYPHEVRGDTNSYGHEMTDEDHRELAETLRNCEGKVAVSGYCCDLYEEIFEDYGWNRVDAESKTMHTTKDERQESLWLNYEPPNRNVEPGVDVDEIDNQQQTLVDATDE comes from the coding sequence ATGGGCAAGATGCTTCCAATTCGCTGGTACGGCGGTAAATACTCACACTTAGATTTCATTCTACCACAGCTCCCTCAAACACACCAGTACATCGAACCATTTGGTGGAAGTGCCGCGGTTCTGTTGAATCGTGACCCCAGTCCTGTGGAAACATATAACGACATTGATGGAGATGTTGTCAATTTCTTTAAAGTTCTGCGAGAGAATCGGGACGAACTGCTGGAGAAAATCTCACTTACACCATTTTCCAGAGAAGAACTCGCTGAAGCGGTCGAAAAAAAGCAAAACGATGATTTGAGCGAGCTTGAACGGGCTCGCCTGTTTTTTGTCCGAGCGGGACAAACACGAAGTGGTCTTGCACAAGAAGCGACCCCCGGACGATGGGCATACTGTAAGTCCACATCACGACGAAACATGTCGGGGGCGGTTAGCCGATACCATGGCCGTCTTGAACAATTGTACGACGTAGCAGACCGTTTACGACGTGTTCAAATAGAGAACAAGGACGCAGTTGAAGTAATTGAACGGCATGAGGATGAAGACGCTTTGTTCTACTGTGACCCTCCTTACCCTCATGAAGTACGTGGCGATACAAACAGCTATGGTCACGAGATGACAGACGAAGACCATCGTGAACTCGCTGAGACTCTTCGGAATTGTGAAGGTAAAGTCGCGGTCTCAGGGTACTGTTGTGACCTCTACGAAGAAATTTTTGAGGATTACGGGTGGAACCGAGTAGACGCGGAGTCGAAAACGATGCACACGACCAAGGATGAGCGACAGGAATCGCTCTGGTTGAATTACGAACCGCCAAATCGAAATGTTGAACCCGGCGTGGATGTCGATGAAATTGATAATCAGCAACAAACTCTTGTGGATGCTACTGACGAGTAA
- a CDS encoding helix-turn-helix transcriptional regulator: MTAEALPSLVDLHGFQRDVLFAVRALERGGDPPRGLRVKRRLEATYYEEVHHGRLYQNLDTLADQNLISKGAKDGRANEYATTDAARTILDAHVRARAEQAGVELANNEPDAFPSDETETETRSRGEQTELGDTPATEGEA, encoded by the coding sequence GTGACGGCCGAGGCTCTGCCGTCGCTGGTGGACCTGCACGGGTTCCAACGGGACGTACTGTTCGCCGTTCGCGCGCTGGAACGCGGCGGCGACCCGCCGAGGGGCCTTCGGGTGAAACGCCGGTTGGAAGCGACGTATTACGAGGAGGTGCATCACGGCCGTCTGTACCAGAACCTCGACACGCTCGCCGACCAAAACCTCATCTCGAAGGGCGCGAAGGATGGCCGCGCGAACGAGTACGCGACGACCGACGCGGCGCGCACTATCCTCGACGCGCACGTCCGGGCGCGCGCCGAGCAAGCGGGCGTCGAACTCGCCAACAACGAACCCGACGCCTTCCCGAGCGACGAGACCGAGACCGAGACGCGAAGCCGCGGTGAACAGACGGAACTGGGCGACACCCCGGCAACGGAGGGCGAAGCGTAG
- a CDS encoding DUF7504 family protein: MRVFAQRLAELKQTGCSILVTGTVDEDGFGEQLALSFGGPDRKQVLVTPHEPRNPGRVLPDGVTADMESVRLVSGEQARRAATAEPGMADGLGVVSDDILAAVNELGDEYDLAANDLRVGVTALDQLGTDVGSESVRRFVRTASQCVSLVNGTLYCQFRDDPERAAYLLDGELFDARVELRSQPEQVEQRWHLPADDITTDWIPV; encoded by the coding sequence GTGCGAGTGTTCGCACAGCGACTCGCGGAGTTGAAACAGACGGGGTGTAGTATCCTCGTGACGGGGACCGTGGACGAAGATGGGTTCGGCGAGCAACTGGCGTTGTCGTTCGGAGGTCCCGACCGGAAACAGGTTCTCGTCACACCCCACGAACCCCGGAACCCCGGCCGTGTCCTCCCCGACGGGGTGACGGCCGACATGGAGAGCGTTCGACTCGTAAGCGGCGAGCAGGCGCGTCGAGCGGCGACCGCCGAACCGGGGATGGCGGACGGGCTTGGAGTCGTGAGCGACGACATATTGGCCGCGGTCAACGAGTTAGGTGACGAGTACGACCTCGCCGCGAACGACCTGCGGGTCGGAGTGACGGCGTTGGACCAATTGGGGACCGATGTTGGGTCAGAGTCGGTTCGGCGGTTCGTGCGGACGGCCTCGCAGTGTGTGAGTCTGGTGAATGGGACGCTGTACTGTCAGTTCCGCGATGACCCTGAGCGTGCCGCGTACTTGCTCGACGGAGAGTTGTTCGATGCGCGTGTCGAATTACGGTCACAGCCGGAGCAGGTCGAACAGCGCTGGCATCTGCCCGCCGACGACATCACCACGGACTGGATTCCGGTGTAA
- a CDS encoding Panacea domain-containing protein: MPDSESVERTDTRELKEIIKEFLNHLDFAYNYRLQKLVYYGEIWCLQTYGRRLTDATFKAHHYGSFSDDIADALEEMRNDEEVEYETVVKPDGPTYEYSHHEDGGELSPGKKEIIEHIHNETNTMSTEDLAKFSKQTWLYQNTDEAESMDFEYYRDEVVIPQSERERVAERDGCRAESDADLREALAK, from the coding sequence ATGCCCGATTCAGAGTCCGTCGAACGAACGGACACACGGGAACTAAAAGAAATCATCAAAGAGTTCCTGAACCACTTAGATTTCGCCTACAACTACCGGCTACAGAAGCTCGTATACTACGGCGAAATCTGGTGTCTGCAAACCTACGGGCGGCGTCTCACCGACGCAACGTTCAAAGCACACCACTACGGAAGCTTCTCGGACGACATCGCCGACGCGCTCGAAGAGATGCGCAACGACGAGGAAGTCGAGTACGAGACCGTCGTCAAACCGGACGGTCCGACGTACGAATACTCACACCACGAGGACGGCGGCGAGTTATCCCCCGGCAAGAAAGAAATTATCGAACACATCCACAACGAGACGAACACGATGTCCACCGAGGACCTCGCGAAGTTCAGCAAACAAACGTGGCTCTATCAAAACACGGACGAGGCAGAATCGATGGACTTCGAGTACTACCGTGATGAAGTCGTTATCCCGCAGAGCGAACGCGAGCGCGTCGCGGAACGCGACGGTTGTCGTGCCGAGAGTGACGCCGACCTTCGGGAAGCACTAGCGAAGTAA
- a CDS encoding restriction endonuclease, SacI family codes for MSTLAESVDNSEAKELLNQEWNRVLNNDQNTYVEDGFVRQKIGEVLNASQLTYKYILTTNILAKAVNPRIHYRAMQAQWDHPGAYNARSLGHDVLVEWEKDHGERLGGSNEPFLNKPARYPNFSMENPHRSEKAHSRLYELLEQLQEKTESGEIEPVDILRQTLSEIEELISNR; via the coding sequence GTGTCTACATTGGCGGAAAGCGTTGACAATAGCGAAGCCAAGGAACTTCTAAACCAGGAATGGAATCGCGTTTTGAACAACGACCAAAACACATACGTTGAAGATGGTTTCGTACGGCAGAAAATCGGCGAGGTTCTAAACGCTTCCCAACTCACATATAAGTATATTCTCACGACGAATATACTTGCAAAGGCTGTTAATCCTCGAATTCATTACCGAGCAATGCAGGCACAGTGGGACCATCCCGGTGCATACAACGCTCGTTCACTCGGACATGACGTACTCGTAGAATGGGAGAAAGACCATGGTGAGCGCCTTGGTGGTTCAAATGAACCGTTTCTGAATAAACCTGCTCGGTACCCCAATTTCTCGATGGAGAATCCCCATCGGTCCGAGAAGGCACATAGTCGTCTCTACGAGCTTCTGGAACAACTCCAAGAGAAGACTGAATCCGGCGAAATTGAACCGGTAGATATTCTTCGCCAGACCTTATCCGAAATAGAGGAACTAATCTCAAACCGTTGA
- a CDS encoding PadR family transcriptional regulator gives MEILRRLAEAPSYGYQLHKDVGVSTPTIYRHLNDLEDAGMVKSTPIEDDSRDKTEYHITDEGQQLLELLGD, from the coding sequence ATGGAAATCCTACGTCGGCTTGCAGAAGCACCTAGCTACGGTTATCAACTCCACAAAGATGTTGGTGTATCAACACCAACCATCTACCGTCATCTTAATGACTTAGAAGACGCAGGAATGGTCAAATCAACGCCAATAGAAGATGATAGCCGAGACAAGACGGAGTATCACATCACTGACGAAGGCCAACAGCTATTAGAACTATTAGGAGACTAA